The Candidatus Poribacteria bacterium genome window below encodes:
- a CDS encoding PmoA family protein, with translation MAYEIEFKIQNGMHDCVQTPVTIALEKRGEFKSIRLINLTNGSVVPCQWEEEGKTVLLSWIVSGMPAEATHAYKAEFLDEEIETDLPMVTLKEDEWRVEVEIGGEPFTVYNFNPEVARPYFYPLIGPYGKRVTRGYPMEDIPGERQDHPHHRSFYVAYGDVNGVDNWSEGKGHGWTIHRRFEKLISGPVYARIVALSDWMGPDKRTKIMEEIRDVRIYNVGPDRLLDMEVTFVATEGDVLFGDTKEGGIASIRVATSMDVPNGGKIENSFGGINEAETWGKRAHWCDYSGLVEDKMVGIAIFDHPESFRHPTWWHVRNYGLMTANPFGLSYFYNDPNRRGDYTLKAGEKLKFKYRLYIHRGDAAFARVSERYNNFVNPPKI, from the coding sequence ATGGCCTATGAGATCGAGTTTAAGATACAAAACGGCATGCATGACTGCGTTCAAACCCCGGTCACGATCGCCCTTGAAAAGAGAGGGGAATTCAAATCGATAAGGCTTATCAACCTCACAAACGGCTCCGTCGTGCCGTGTCAGTGGGAGGAGGAGGGAAAGACCGTCCTCCTAAGCTGGATAGTAAGCGGCATGCCTGCCGAGGCGACCCATGCATACAAAGCCGAGTTCCTGGACGAGGAGATCGAAACCGACCTTCCGATGGTAACCCTAAAAGAGGATGAATGGAGGGTTGAGGTCGAAATAGGTGGAGAACCCTTCACGGTTTACAACTTCAATCCCGAAGTCGCACGTCCTTACTTTTATCCCCTCATCGGTCCTTACGGAAAGCGGGTGACCCGTGGGTATCCGATGGAGGATATCCCAGGCGAGAGACAGGACCATCCTCATCATAGATCCTTCTATGTCGCTTACGGAGACGTCAACGGCGTCGATAACTGGAGCGAGGGGAAGGGCCACGGATGGACGATCCACAGAAGGTTCGAAAAGCTCATAAGCGGTCCGGTCTACGCCAGGATAGTCGCCCTGAGCGACTGGATGGGGCCCGATAAAAGGACCAAGATCATGGAGGAGATCAGGGACGTCAGGATCTACAACGTCGGCCCCGACAGACTCCTCGACATGGAGGTGACCTTCGTCGCCACCGAGGGGGATGTGCTGTTCGGCGATACCAAGGAAGGGGGCATCGCCTCGATCAGAGTCGCCACGTCCATGGATGTGCCCAATGGCGGGAAGATCGAGAACTCCTTCGGCGGGATAAACGAGGCCGAGACGTGGGGCAAACGGGCACATTGGTGCGATTATTCGGGATTGGTCGAGGATAAGATGGTGGGCATAGCCATATTCGATCATCCCGAGAGCTTCCGCCATCCCACATGGTGGCATGTCAGGAACTACGGCCTGATGACGGCCAATCCGTTCGGCCTATCCTATTTCTACAATGATCCAAACCGACGAGGGGATTACACGCTCAAAGCAGGTGAGAAGCTCAAATTCAAATACCGGCTCTACATCCACAGGGGAGACGCCGCCTTCGCGAGGGTCTCGGAGAGATACAACAACTTCGTCAACCCGCCGAAGATTTAG
- the zapB gene encoding cell division protein ZapB, with product MEEKDEGQQEETRPESDLLSLLESKVMQAVELIERLREENDQLRSEAERLQNEIALRDERIRDLEGKIQELLHFADEIERFKRERQEIRERLQAIISLLEDTSGVV from the coding sequence ATGGAAGAGAAAGACGAAGGACAACAAGAGGAGACCCGGCCTGAATCGGATCTGCTCTCACTCCTGGAGAGCAAGGTGATGCAGGCTGTCGAACTGATCGAGCGGCTCAGGGAGGAAAACGATCAACTCAGGTCGGAGGCCGAAAGGCTTCAAAACGAGATCGCACTGCGAGATGAGAGGATCAGGGATCTGGAGGGCAAAATCCAGGAATTGCTCCATTTCGCCGACGAGATCGAAAGGTTCAAACGGGAAAGACAGGAGATAAGGGAGAGACTTCAGGCGATAATCAGCCTGCTTGAGGACACATCAGGTGTTGTGTAG
- a CDS encoding UPF0280 family protein, translating to MFEERRYRGWVRSEDLHTFQVIEDETDLLISVDRSASIEDAKSVARDAVSRYRAQLKEYIRRSPGFLESLSPIPPLEGAPEIVLAMIEAAEKAGVGPMAAVAGAIAEFVGRDLMGLSREVIVENGGDIFILTSKSRSIGLYAGNSPFTGKLAFRIDPEDTPLGVCTSSGTVGHSRSFGRADSVTVFSKSTPLADAVATATGNIVDTPADIELGISFARSIPGVLGVIIVVGDKIGIWGNIVRLNRGGRYGRERRRTTRGDPA from the coding sequence ATGTTCGAGGAGAGAAGGTATAGAGGGTGGGTCAGAAGCGAGGATCTTCATACCTTCCAGGTGATCGAAGATGAGACCGATCTCTTGATCTCCGTGGATCGATCGGCTTCTATCGAGGACGCTAAATCCGTCGCCAGAGATGCCGTCTCACGATATAGGGCACAGCTTAAGGAATACATACGCCGATCTCCCGGCTTTCTGGAATCCCTCTCGCCCATCCCTCCGCTTGAAGGGGCTCCTGAGATAGTCCTCGCCATGATCGAGGCGGCTGAAAAAGCGGGCGTGGGACCGATGGCCGCTGTCGCGGGAGCCATAGCCGAGTTCGTCGGACGAGATCTGATGGGACTTAGCCGAGAGGTGATAGTCGAAAACGGCGGCGACATCTTCATCCTCACCTCTAAATCCAGATCCATAGGCCTGTATGCCGGAAACTCCCCGTTCACGGGAAAACTCGCATTCAGAATCGATCCAGAGGACACCCCCCTAGGGGTGTGCACCTCATCCGGAACGGTCGGACATTCCCGTAGTTTTGGGAGAGCTGATTCGGTGACTGTATTCTCCAAATCAACGCCCCTCGCCGATGCCGTGGCGACGGCGACCGGAAATATCGTCGACACCCCTGCGGACATCGAGCTCGGCATCAGCTTCGCCAGATCGATCCCTGGAGTTCTGGGGGTAATCATAGTGGTCGGCGATAAAATCGGCATCTGGGGAAATATCGTAAGGCTAAATCGAGGAGGTAGATATGGAAGAGAAAGACGAAGGACAACAAGAGGAGACCCGGCCTGA
- the rnc gene encoding ribonuclease III, with product MERIKELERKLGYRFHDPQLLGLAMTHKSFARKAGEHNERLEFLGDAVLDMIVCSYLYEAFEEYSEGELSKLRSALVNQKTLAKCAKSLGLNSYIRLGRSELKERCAERNSILASTFEALVGAVYLDGGLSKAREFVLKTVIRYMWQTGLDRDRIKHDFKSALQVKWQSLAKMPPVYRVISESGPDHDKSFEVEVYLANIPYGRGVGKSKKEAEQNAARQALKALQAEESEDVRGEKV from the coding sequence ATCGAGAGGATAAAGGAACTTGAGCGGAAATTGGGATACAGGTTTCACGATCCCCAACTGCTTGGGCTCGCCATGACCCATAAATCCTTCGCTCGTAAAGCCGGAGAACATAACGAGAGGCTGGAGTTCCTGGGAGATGCCGTCCTGGATATGATCGTCTGCTCATACCTCTATGAGGCGTTCGAGGAATACAGCGAAGGGGAGCTATCGAAGCTGCGTTCCGCCCTCGTCAATCAAAAAACGCTGGCGAAATGCGCCAAGAGCTTGGGATTGAACTCCTACATAAGGCTCGGACGAAGCGAACTGAAGGAGAGATGTGCCGAACGTAATTCCATTCTCGCTTCGACCTTCGAGGCGCTTGTGGGGGCGGTATATCTGGATGGGGGACTATCAAAGGCGAGGGAGTTCGTCCTGAAAACGGTCATCAGATATATGTGGCAAACCGGCTTGGATCGAGATCGGATCAAGCACGATTTCAAGTCCGCCCTCCAGGTGAAATGGCAATCATTGGCCAAAATGCCTCCTGTCTATCGCGTCATTTCGGAAAGCGGCCCGGATCACGACAAGAGCTTCGAGGTGGAGGTATACCTGGCCAATATACCTTACGGCAGGGGTGTCGGCAAGAGCAAGAAGGAGGCCGAACAAAACGCCGCTCGCCAGGCGCTCAAAGCCCTTCAGGCCGAGGAGTCGGAGGATGTTCGAGGAGAGAAGGTATAG
- the fabF gene encoding beta-ketoacyl-ACP synthase II encodes MERVVITGIGVVTPIGSGKDKFWDALCKGENGIDRLTKFDPTPFRSQMAGEVKDFDPIQFMDPKDVRRLPTFIQFAMGCAVMAKEDAGLNLGSLDLTRVGVSVGSGIGGIEVIEEQHRILLEKGPRRVSPFFVPFEIINMAAGKIAIQFGLKGPNLASVTACATSNHAIGEAFRIIQRGDADVMFAGGTEAALTPLSFAGFCSMKALSTRNEDPKHASRPFDRKRDGFVMSEGAGVLILESLSHALRRGAEIYAELIGYGMSCDAFDMVHPDDEGEGAALAMLNAIKDAGISPQEVEYINAHGTSTLIGDPVETRAIKRVFGPYAYSLPISSTKSMTGHMLGATGAVELAACLMTIGRGVIPPTINYEIPDPECDLDYVPNMPRQKDVRIAMSNAFGFGGHNATLIVKMFEG; translated from the coding sequence GTGGAACGAGTGGTCATCACTGGAATAGGTGTGGTCACACCCATAGGATCGGGCAAGGACAAGTTTTGGGATGCTCTATGCAAGGGGGAAAACGGAATCGATAGGCTCACGAAATTTGATCCAACCCCATTCCGCTCTCAGATGGCGGGCGAGGTGAAGGATTTCGATCCGATACAGTTTATGGATCCCAAGGATGTCAGGAGGCTTCCGACCTTCATCCAGTTTGCCATGGGCTGCGCGGTCATGGCGAAGGAGGACGCGGGGCTGAACCTCGGATCGCTCGATCTGACCCGCGTGGGCGTCTCGGTCGGCTCGGGCATCGGCGGGATCGAGGTTATAGAGGAGCAACATAGAATACTTCTGGAAAAAGGGCCTCGCAGGGTTAGCCCCTTCTTCGTCCCGTTTGAGATAATCAACATGGCTGCCGGTAAGATCGCCATCCAGTTCGGCCTTAAAGGGCCGAATCTAGCCTCAGTCACGGCCTGCGCGACCAGCAATCATGCCATAGGCGAGGCGTTCAGGATAATCCAGAGGGGCGATGCAGATGTGATGTTCGCCGGAGGAACGGAGGCGGCTCTAACCCCCCTGAGCTTCGCTGGTTTCTGCTCCATGAAGGCGCTTTCGACGAGAAACGAGGACCCCAAACACGCCAGTCGTCCTTTCGATAGGAAACGAGACGGATTTGTCATGAGCGAGGGGGCAGGTGTGCTGATCCTGGAATCGCTATCTCACGCCCTCAGGAGGGGGGCTGAGATATACGCCGAACTGATCGGATATGGGATGAGCTGTGATGCCTTCGATATGGTCCATCCCGACGATGAGGGCGAGGGCGCCGCTCTCGCCATGCTCAACGCCATCAAGGACGCGGGGATCTCTCCCCAGGAGGTGGAATACATAAACGCTCACGGGACATCAACCCTCATCGGCGATCCCGTCGAGACGAGGGCGATCAAGAGGGTGTTCGGCCCTTACGCCTACTCCCTGCCTATCAGCTCGACTAAATCGATGACCGGCCATATGCTTGGAGCCACCGGGGCGGTTGAACTGGCCGCATGTCTGATGACGATCGGAAGGGGAGTTATACCACCCACCATAAACTATGAGATACCTGATCCGGAGTGTGACCTCGATTACGTGCCCAATATGCCGAGACAGAAGGACGTGAGGATCGCCATGTCGAACGCCTTCGGGTTTGGAGGGCATAACGCTACGCTCATCGTCAAGATGTTCGAAGGCTGA
- a CDS encoding acyl carrier protein — protein sequence MNVEEKVKEIIAEQLQVDAERVTPEASFIDDLGADSLDTVELVMAFEEAFDIEIPDEDAEKIRTVGDAINYIKDRIEE from the coding sequence GTGAACGTAGAGGAAAAAGTCAAGGAGATAATCGCCGAGCAGCTCCAGGTTGACGCTGAAAGGGTCACCCCAGAGGCTTCCTTCATCGATGATCTCGGAGCCGACTCGCTCGATACCGTCGAACTGGTCATGGCGTTCGAGGAAGCCTTCGACATCGAGATCCCAGATGAGGACGCTGAAAAGATCAGAACCGTCGGGGACGCCATAAATTACATAAAAGATCGTATTGAGGAATGA
- the fabG gene encoding 3-oxoacyl-[acyl-carrier-protein] reductase → MILKDKVAIITGSARGIGKSIATLFARQGAKVVISDIADEIGEKTAQEIKELGGEAIYLHCDVSDSEDAERLISSTVESFGRLDILVNNAGITRDSLLVRMKDEDWNQVISINLTGTFNCTRSAAKVMMRQRNGCIINIASVAGIMGNVGQVNYSASKAGVIGITKSAARELARRGVRVNAIAPGFIMTEMTAKLPEAERERILEMVPLGKPGTPEDVANVALFLASDAARYITGQVIRVDGGMVMG, encoded by the coding sequence ATGATCCTAAAGGACAAGGTTGCCATCATCACCGGCTCGGCTAGGGGTATAGGCAAATCCATAGCCACACTCTTCGCCCGACAGGGCGCCAAGGTTGTCATAAGCGATATCGCAGACGAGATCGGGGAGAAAACGGCACAGGAGATAAAAGAGCTTGGAGGCGAAGCGATCTACCTACACTGCGACGTCTCCGATTCGGAGGATGCCGAGAGGTTGATCAGCTCAACCGTTGAAAGTTTCGGTAGATTGGATATCTTGGTTAACAACGCGGGGATCACACGCGATTCGCTGTTGGTCAGGATGAAGGATGAGGACTGGAATCAGGTTATCTCAATCAATCTCACGGGAACCTTCAACTGCACCAGGTCAGCGGCGAAGGTGATGATGAGGCAGAGGAACGGCTGTATAATCAACATCGCCTCGGTGGCCGGCATAATGGGAAACGTCGGTCAGGTGAATTACTCCGCCTCAAAGGCCGGTGTGATAGGTATCACTAAGTCAGCGGCCAGGGAGCTGGCGAGGAGAGGTGTCCGGGTTAACGCCATCGCTCCCGGATTTATCATGACCGAGATGACCGCCAAGCTTCCGGAGGCCGAAAGGGAGAGGATATTGGAGATGGTGCCGCTTGGAAAACCCGGCACACCTGAAGATGTGGCCAATGTCGCTCTATTCTTGGCCTCAGATGCCGCCAGATATATAACCGGTCAGGTTATTCGGGTTGACGGCGGCATGGTTATGGGATAA
- the fabD gene encoding ACP S-malonyltransferase — MGKVAFLFPGQGSQKVGMGRSLYEGFPESREVFDLADEILGFKLSKLCFEGPEEKLRETRYTQLAVMVCSIAAFKALEGIGMLPEGVAGHSLGEYSALVAAGAIDFADALRAVSARAQAMSEAAEANPGTMAAVIGLDQERLSRICRDASADGLVVMANFNSPEQIVISGEKEVVRRAMDLAKSAGARRCVPLRVSGAFHSPLMKPAGEKLAVVLGAIQFNPPKFKFVANVTGDFTSDPDEIRSLLIKQITNPVRWTDSIQKLVDAGFDTFVEVGPGRVLSGLVAKIDRNLRTISVEGTEDVERIRGMI; from the coding sequence ATGGGAAAGGTTGCTTTCCTCTTCCCCGGTCAGGGATCGCAGAAGGTCGGGATGGGCAGATCGTTATACGAGGGATTCCCCGAATCCAGAGAGGTCTTCGATCTGGCCGATGAGATCCTGGGCTTTAAGCTTTCAAAGCTTTGCTTCGAAGGGCCTGAGGAGAAGCTGAGGGAGACGAGGTACACCCAGCTGGCCGTGATGGTATGCAGCATAGCGGCCTTTAAGGCGCTTGAGGGGATAGGGATGCTTCCGGAAGGCGTGGCGGGGCATAGCTTGGGCGAATATTCGGCGCTCGTCGCCGCCGGGGCGATCGATTTCGCCGATGCTCTGAGGGCCGTCAGCGCCAGGGCACAGGCGATGTCTGAGGCTGCGGAGGCAAACCCCGGAACCATGGCCGCCGTGATAGGGCTAGATCAAGAGAGGCTCTCACGAATATGTCGGGATGCATCGGCGGATGGTCTCGTGGTTATGGCGAACTTCAACTCCCCCGAGCAGATCGTCATATCCGGGGAGAAGGAGGTGGTCAGGAGGGCGATGGATCTGGCGAAATCCGCCGGCGCCCGTAGGTGCGTGCCGCTGAGGGTCAGCGGAGCCTTCCACTCGCCCTTGATGAAGCCCGCGGGGGAGAAGCTGGCGGTGGTTCTGGGCGCGATCCAATTTAACCCTCCGAAGTTTAAATTCGTGGCGAACGTGACAGGGGATTTCACCTCAGATCCCGATGAGATCAGATCGCTCCTGATAAAACAGATCACCAATCCGGTAAGATGGACGGATTCGATCCAGAAGCTGGTCGACGCGGGATTCGATACCTTCGTGGAGGTCGGTCCCGGCAGAGTCCTTTCGGGACTGGTTGCCAAGATAGATCGAAATCTCAGGACGATCTCCGTCGAGGGGACGGAGGATGTCGAGAGGATAAGGGGTATGATATGA
- a CDS encoding ketoacyl-ACP synthase III — protein sequence MRAAIIGTGSAVPEKILTNFDLEKMVDTSDEWIRRRTGIVERRIADENTASSDLGFLAAQRAIEDAGVDPLDLEAVIVSTVTPDHFFPSTACIIQGRLGARNAGAFDLLAGCSGFSYALAIADSFIRTGMMKTLLVIAAETLTKVTDWTDRSTCVLFGDAAGAAVVSATEEDRGILSSFLGAAGEYSDPYLLGVPAGGSRMPATCETVERRLHYLKMRGKEVFKLGVRMMPEAGFKALEMAGLTPQDVDLLIPHQANIRIIDVVGEKLGIPKEKVYVNVDRYGNTSSATVAVALDEVRRNGIVGEGDVILMVTFGSGMTYAGTVIRL from the coding sequence TTGAGAGCGGCTATAATCGGCACCGGATCGGCGGTGCCGGAGAAGATCCTGACTAACTTCGACCTCGAGAAGATGGTCGACACCTCCGATGAATGGATAAGGCGGAGGACGGGCATAGTCGAGCGGAGGATAGCCGACGAGAACACCGCCAGCTCCGACCTGGGTTTCTTGGCGGCACAGAGGGCGATCGAAGACGCCGGCGTCGATCCGCTGGATCTGGAGGCGGTGATCGTATCGACCGTCACTCCGGATCATTTCTTCCCCTCCACCGCCTGCATCATACAGGGCAGGCTCGGAGCGAGGAACGCGGGGGCCTTCGACCTTCTAGCCGGATGTTCAGGCTTCTCCTATGCCCTCGCCATAGCCGACAGTTTCATCCGAACGGGGATGATGAAAACGCTTCTGGTGATCGCCGCCGAGACCCTCACCAAGGTCACCGATTGGACCGACAGGAGCACCTGCGTGCTTTTCGGGGACGCCGCCGGGGCGGCGGTGGTCAGCGCCACAGAGGAGGATAGAGGGATATTGAGCTCCTTCCTGGGGGCGGCCGGCGAATACTCCGATCCTTATCTTTTGGGGGTGCCCGCCGGCGGGTCACGTATGCCTGCTACCTGTGAAACGGTCGAAAGGAGGCTCCATTACCTCAAGATGCGGGGAAAGGAGGTGTTTAAGCTGGGGGTTAGGATGATGCCCGAGGCCGGCTTTAAGGCGCTGGAGATGGCCGGGTTGACCCCCCAGGACGTGGATCTGCTCATACCTCATCAGGCCAACATACGAATCATAGATGTCGTCGGCGAAAAACTCGGTATCCCCAAAGAGAAGGTCTACGTCAACGTGGACCGATACGGAAACACCTCCTCCGCCACCGTCGCCGTCGCACTCGATGAGGTCAGAAGGAACGGTATAGTAGGGGAAGGAGATGTCATACTGATGGTTACTTTTGGCAGCGGCATGACGTATGCCGGAACGGTGATAAGGCTCTGA
- the plsX gene encoding phosphate acyltransferase PlsX, protein MRVAVDAMGGDYAPGAIVEGAIEASRSYGIEVLLVGKPEAIEEEISRLKRHGGLDGAKFQIIPADEVVEMDDDPLHAVRHKRNSSMAVALRAVKSGEADAFVSAGSTGAAYGIARAILGRVRGVTKPAIAVVMPNVRDQTVVIDAGANVDCSPKDLAEFAVMGSIYSELILGKSSPRVGLLNIGTEEIKGNDLVFGARPLLRKAPINFIGDVEGRDVMAGTVDVVVCDGFIGNVILKFGEGMADMVVRLLKNELSTTLLSKIGAALIRRRFENLKAKLDYTEYGGAPLLGINGACIIAHGSSCPNAIKNAVRVASEYVERGINRQIEGRLKG, encoded by the coding sequence ATGAGAGTCGCCGTTGATGCCATGGGGGGTGATTATGCCCCCGGCGCGATCGTCGAGGGAGCCATAGAGGCGTCCAGATCCTATGGCATCGAGGTTTTACTCGTCGGCAAACCCGAGGCCATAGAGGAGGAGATCTCCAGACTGAAAAGGCACGGCGGATTGGATGGGGCGAAGTTTCAGATCATTCCCGCCGATGAGGTCGTTGAGATGGACGACGATCCGCTCCATGCCGTGCGTCATAAACGTAACTCCTCTATGGCCGTTGCCCTGAGGGCGGTGAAATCGGGCGAAGCCGACGCCTTCGTCAGCGCCGGAAGCACCGGTGCAGCCTACGGCATCGCAAGGGCCATCCTGGGTAGGGTCAGAGGTGTCACCAAGCCGGCCATAGCGGTCGTGATGCCGAACGTGAGGGATCAAACGGTCGTTATCGATGCCGGCGCCAATGTGGATTGCTCGCCGAAAGACCTGGCCGAATTCGCCGTCATGGGGAGCATATACAGCGAGCTCATCCTGGGCAAATCCTCCCCCCGCGTCGGCCTACTGAATATCGGAACCGAGGAGATCAAGGGAAACGATCTGGTCTTCGGCGCGAGACCGCTCCTGAGGAAGGCTCCGATCAACTTCATCGGCGATGTTGAGGGACGCGATGTGATGGCGGGAACGGTCGATGTGGTGGTATGTGATGGCTTCATCGGAAACGTGATTCTCAAATTCGGCGAGGGAATGGCGGATATGGTGGTCAGACTCCTCAAAAACGAGCTTTCAACCACCCTGCTTTCCAAGATCGGGGCGGCGTTGATAAGACGTAGGTTCGAAAATCTCAAGGCCAAGCTGGATTACACCGAATACGGAGGTGCTCCGCTATTGGGCATAAACGGAGCCTGTATAATCGCTCACGGCAGCTCCTGCCCGAACGCCATCAAAAACGCCGTTCGGGTCGCGTCCGAATATGTCGAAAGGGGAATAAACCGTCAAATCGAAGGAAGGCTTAAGGGATGA
- the rpmF gene encoding 50S ribosomal protein L32, whose product MAVPKRRTSKSRKRMRQSHHALPRKSLSICPNCHEPKMPHRICPRCGYYKGQQYIETEE is encoded by the coding sequence ATGGCAGTTCCGAAGAGGAGAACTTCAAAGAGCAGAAAGAGGATGCGCCAGAGCCACCACGCTCTTCCGCGTAAATCGCTTTCCATCTGTCCTAACTGCCATGAGCCCAAGATGCCCCACAGGATATGCCCCAGGTGCGGATATTATAAGGGGCAACAATACATTGAGACGGAAGAGTAA
- a CDS encoding DUF177 domain-containing protein → MLSNSAKKRSNLRFKLKDIEENGFKEMDFECRYEELELFFDDTKFLNPIKVHVQAFRQGEDVFARFDVDFTVIQECRRCLEPFEEKLHTHFELQYRPLKEGEVVDEFQDEAEGISRYREEVINIADDVRKYIVLEIPLWPLCDENCKGLCPYCGQNRNYHDCDCEEKERLKSSKFAVLADLIK, encoded by the coding sequence ATGCTTTCGAACTCGGCAAAAAAGAGGAGTAACCTCAGGTTCAAGCTTAAGGATATCGAGGAAAACGGCTTTAAGGAGATGGACTTCGAATGTCGTTACGAGGAACTGGAGCTGTTCTTCGACGACACGAAGTTCCTCAACCCTATTAAGGTGCACGTCCAGGCCTTCAGACAGGGAGAGGATGTCTTCGCGAGGTTCGATGTTGATTTTACCGTCATCCAGGAGTGTAGGAGATGCCTGGAACCTTTCGAGGAGAAGCTTCACACCCACTTTGAGCTCCAGTACCGTCCCCTTAAAGAGGGGGAGGTGGTGGACGAGTTTCAGGATGAGGCCGAGGGGATAAGCCGGTATAGGGAAGAGGTGATAAATATAGCCGACGACGTCCGGAAATACATCGTCTTGGAGATACCCCTCTGGCCTCTGTGTGACGAAAACTGTAAAGGGCTTTGCCCATACTGCGGCCAAAATCGAAACTACCACGACTGCGATTGTGAGGAGAAGGAGAGGTTGAAATCCTCCAAGTTCGCAGTGTTGGCGGACCTGATCAAATAG